A DNA window from Malus domestica chromosome 12, GDT2T_hap1 contains the following coding sequences:
- the LOC103450883 gene encoding topless-related protein 3-like isoform X1 encodes MSSLSRELVFLILQFLEEEKFNESVHRLEKESGFFFNMKYFEEKIQAGEWDEVEKYLSGFTKVDDNRYSMKIFFEIRKQKYLEALDRQDKPKAVEILVSDLRVFSTFNEELFKEITQLLTLGNFRENEQLSKYGDTKTARSIMLIELKKLIEANPLFREKLVFPALKTSRLRTLINQSLNWQHQLCKNPRPNPDIKTLFTDHTCTPSNGPHTSTPTPVTLPVAAVVKPTAYPSLGAHTPFSVGAAAANANALAGWMVNSSVSSSVQAAVVNASSMPVPQNQGVAILKHPRTPPPAPSMVDYQTADHEFMKRLRPVQSIEEVAYPTSRQQSSWSLDDIPRTVAFTLHQGSTVTSMDFHPSLHTLLLVGSSNGDITLWELMSRERLVSKPFKIWDMTACSLQFEVIFKATIAKDTPISVSRVTWSPDGSFVGVAFTKHLMHLYAYTAPNDLRQHLEVDAHIGAVNDLAFAHPNKQLCVVTCGDDKIIKVWDLTGRKLYNFEGHVAPVYSICPHYKESIQFIFSTATDGKIKAWLYDNMGSRVDYDAPGQSCTTMLYSADGSRLFSCGTSKEGDSYLVEWNESEGAIKRTYSGLRKKSAGIVQFDTTRNHFLAVGEDSQIKFWDMDNNNVMTSTDAEGGIPSLPRLRFNKEGNLLAVTTADNGFKILVNAAGVKSLKAIESTAYFEGLRPPFESTAIKASGSASVTNANAVNCKLERNSPARSTPIILGVDHLSRSFDKPRSVEDAVDKPKPWLLTEIQDPIQCRQVTMPDTTDTSSKVVRLLYTNSGAGILALGSNGVQKLWKWVRNEQNPSGKATASVAPLHWQPNSGLLMANDVSGVNLEEAIPCIALSKNDSYVTSACGGKVSLFNMMTFKVMTTFMAPPPASTFLAFHPQDNNILAIGMEDSTIHIYNVRVDEVKSKLKGHQKRITGLAFSTNLNILVSSGADAQLCVWSIDTWEKRKSVAIHMVSAKATVGETRVQFHSDQIRLLVVHETQLAIYDASKMDRIRQWLPQDALPAPISHAAYSCNSQLIYAAFYDGNIGVFDADSLRLRCRIAPSAYLPQAVLNGSQAMYPLVVAVHPQEPTQFAVGLGDGSVKVIEPKESEGKWGSSPPFDNGIPNGRTSSSTTSNHALDQMQRRE; translated from the exons ATGTCGTCTTTGAGCAGAGAATTGGTGTTTCTGATACTCCAATTTCTGGAGGAGGAGAAGTTCAACGAGTCCGTACACAG GCTTGAGAAAGAATCCGGATTCTTTTTCAAcatgaagtactttgaagagAAAATTCAGGCCGGAGAATGGGACGAAGTGGAGAAGTACTTATCAGGATTTACAAAAGTTGATGACAACAGATACTCTATGAAGATATTCTTCGaaataaggaagcagaaatatcTCGAAGCACTTGATCG GCAAGACAAGCCGAAGGCTGTTGAAATCTTAGTTAGCGATTTGAGAGTGTTCTCCACCTTTAATGAAGAACTTTTCAAAGAAATCACGCAGCTTCTAACTCTTGGAAATTTCAG GGAAAATGAACAGCTTTCCAAGTACGGTGACACGAAAACAGCTCGCAGCATTATGTTGATAGAGCTTAAGAAACTTATAGAAGCAAATCCCCTCTTTCGCGAAAAGCTTGTTTTTCCCGCTCTGAAGACATCAAGACTGCGGACTCTAATCAATCAAAG TTTGAACTGGCAGCACCAGTTATGCAAAAATCCAAGACCAAATCCGGACATCAAAACTTTATTCACTGATCACACATGTACACCTTCAAATGGCCCTCATACTTCTACTCCTACACCTGTTACTCTTCCTGTTGCCGCGGTTGTAAAACCCACTGCTTATCCTTCACTCGGAGCTCATACT CCCTTTTCGGTCGGTGCAGCTGCTGCGAATGCCAATGCTTTAGCAGGTTGGATGGTCAATTCCTCAGTCTCTTCATCTGTGCAAGCAGCCGTTGTTAATGCATCATCCATGCCCGTTCCACAGAACCAAG GCGTTGCAATCTTGAAACATCCAAGAACACCTCCACCAGCCCCAAGTATGGTTGATTATCAGACTGCTGATCATGAATTTATGAAACGATTGCGACCTGTTCAATCTATTGAGGAG GTTGCATATCCAACGTCTAGACAGCAAAGTTCTTGGTCACTGGATGATATACCCAGAACAGTGGCTTTTACCTTGCATCAAGGATCTACTGTCACAAGCATGGACTTTCACCCGTCTCTCCATACGTTGTTGTTAG TTGGTTCTAGTAATGGTGACATTACTCTTTGGGAACTTATGTCGCGGGAGAGGTTGGTTTCAAAGCCGTTCAAGATATGGGATATGACAGCATGTTCACTGCAATTTGAGGTCATCTTTAAG GCCACAATTGCAAAAGACACACCCATATCTGTCAGCCGTGTTACATGGAGTCCAGATGGGAGTTTCGTGG GGGTTGCATTTACCAAACATTTGATGCACTTGTATGCTTATACTGCACCTAATGATCTACGCCAACATTTGGAG GTTGATGCCCATATCGGTGCTGTGAACGACTTAGCTTTTGCTCATCCAAATAAACAACTGTGTGTTGTGACCTGTGGAGACGACAAGATAATAAAG GTATGGGATTTAACTGGACGAAAGCTATATAACTTTGAAGGTCATGTTGCTCCCGTCTATTCGATCTGTCCTCATTACAAGGAGAGCATTCAG TTCATATTTTCAACTGCTACTGATGGGAAAATAAAGGCCTGGCTGTATGACAACATGGGTTCAAGAGTTGACTATGATGCTCCTGGCCAGTCGTGTACCACAATGCTTTACAGTGCAGATGGAAGTCG ATTGTTCTCTTGTGGAACAAGTAAAGAGGGAGACTCGTATCTAGTTGAATGGAATGAAAGTGAAGGAGCAATAAAGAGAACATATTCTGGACTCAGAAAGAAATCAGCAGGCATTGTGCAGTTCGACACAACACGGAATCATTTTTTGGCTGTGGGCGAAGATAGCCAGATCAAGTTTTGGGATATGGACAATAACAATGTTATGACTAGCACAGATGCCGAGGGTGGAATTCCG AGCCTCCCTCGCTTGAGATTCAACAAGGAAGGAAATCTTCTTGCTGTCACAACTGCAGACAACGGATTCAAAATACTTGTAAATGCTGCTGGGGTTAAATCTTTGAAAGCTATCGAGTCCACCGCTTATTTTGAAGGATTAAGGCCTCCCTTTGAATCTACTGCTATCAAG GCATCCGGCTCGGCTTCTGTTACAAATGCTAATGCGGTCAATTGTAAACTGGAAAGGAACTCTCCTGCTAGGTCTACTCCAATTATT CTTGGAGTTGATCACCTCAGTAGAAGTTTTGACAAACCCAGAAGCGTAGAGGATGCAGTGGATAAACCTAAACCCTGGCTGTTGACTGAAATTCAGGATCCTATACAGTGCCGGCAAGTTACCATGCCTGACACAACCGATACTTCTAGCAAG GTTGTCCGACTCCTATATACAAATTCGGGTGCTGGCATATTGGCACTTGGGTCAAATGGTGTGCAGAAGCTGTGGAAGTGGGTCCGTAATGAACAAAACCCAAGTGGAAAG GCCACAGCCAGTGTTGCTCCGCTGCATTGGCAACCAAACAGTGGTCTTCTTATGGCCAACGATGTCTCAGGCGTCAACCTTGAAGAAGCAATTCCATGCATAGCGCTCTCAAAGAACGACTCTTATGTAACGTCAGCTTGCGGCGGAAAGGTCTCGTTATTCAACATGATGACATTCAAG GTGATGACAACATTCATGGCACCTCCTCCTGCTTCCACTTTCCTAGCATTCCATCCTCAGGATAATAACATCCTGGCCATCGGAATGGAAGATTCTACCATCCACATTTACAATGTTCGAGTTGATGAG GTAAAATCAAAATTGAAGGGTCACCAAAAGCGGATAACTGGTTTAGCTTTCTCAACCAATCTTAATATACTCGTTTCGTCCGGTGCTGATGCTCAA CTCTGTGTGTGGAGCATTGATACATGGGAGAAGAGGAAGTCGGTTGCAATTCATATGGTTTCTGCAAAGGCAACTGTTGGTGAGACTCGAGTGCAGTTCCATTCCGATCAAATTCGTTTGCTGGTGGTTCACGAGACACAACTAGCAATATATGATGCCTCGAAGATGGATCGCATACGACAG TGGCTTCCACAAGATGCACTTCCTGCGCCAATATCTCATGCAGCATACTCCTGCAACAGCCAACTAATATATGCTGCCTTTTATGACGGTAACATTGGGGTGTTTGATGCCGATAGCCTAAGACTGAGATGCCGTATTGCTCCATCAGCGTACTTACCCCAAGCGGTCTTGAACGG AAGCCAAGCCATGTACCCGCTTGTCGTTGCAGTACATCCACAAGAACCAACCCAGTTTGCTGTTGGGTTGGGTGATGGTTCTGTTAAAGTTATTGAACCCAAAGAATCAGAAGGGAAGTGGGGTTCGTCTCCGCCTTTCGATAACGGAATACCTAATGGAAGAACATCGTCGTCTACCACCAGCAACCACGCGCTCGATCAAATGCAAAGACGAGAGTAG
- the LOC103450884 gene encoding pre-mRNA-splicing factor 38-like, with protein sequence MANRTDPSAKNIRGTNPQNLVEKIVRTKIYQNTYWKEQCFGLTAETLVDKAMELDHIGGTFGGNRKPTPFMCLVMKMLQIQPEKEIVIEFIKNDDYKYVRILGAFYLRLTGTDTDAYQYLEPLYNDYRKLRRKLPDGNFTLTHVDEVIDELLTKDYSCDIAMPRIKKRWTLEATGSLELRKSALEEDFEEEEEKEENDQVDVMDEDVHDRDYYRGRSPARERDRDRRRDSHRYRDRDYDRDYERDRDYDRDRGRERERDRDRDRDRDHYRLRDEKDYGRDRDRDRDRDWDRRGRDRGRRRSHSRSRSRSRDRDGVDRDRRRHARSISPRRPDREEPKKKKEKKKEKKDDGTDHPDPEIAEANRLRASLGLKPLK encoded by the exons ATGGCGAACCGCACGGACCCGTCGGCGAAGAACATAAGGGGAACGAACCCCCAGAATCTGGTGGAAAAGATCGTACGGACGAAGATATACCAGAACACGTACTGGAAGGAGCAGTGCTTCGGGTTGACTGCCGAAACCCTAGTCGACAAAGCCATGGAGCTCGACCACATCGGCGGCACCTTCGGGGGAAACCGCAAGCCCACGCCTTTCATGTGCCTCGTGATGAAGATGCTTCAGATCCAGCCGGAGAAGGAGATCGTCATCGAGTTCATCAAAAACGACGATTACAA GTACGTTCGGATACTTGGTGCATTTTATTTGCGGCTTACGGGAACTGATACTGATGCATACCAGTACCTAGAGCCTTTGTACAATGACTATCGGAAGTTGAGGAGGAAACTGCCTGATGGGA ATTTTACCTTGACGCATGTGGATGAGGTTATTGATGAACTTCTCACAAAAGATTACTCATGTGACATTGCAATGCCACGAATTAAAAAAAG ATGGACTCTCGAAGCAACTGGTTCATTGGAACTCAGGAAAAGTGCTTTGGAGGAGGactttgaggaggaggaagagaaagaggagaATGATCAAGTTGATGTAATGGATGAAGATGTCCATGATAGGGATTATTATCGTGGTCGAAGCCCTGCCAGGGAAAGAGATAGGGATAGAAGACGCGACAGTCACAGATACAG GGACCGAGATTATGACAGAGATTATGAAAGGGATAGAGATTATGACAGGGATCGTGGACGTGAAAGAGAGAGGGACAGAGACAGGGATAGGGATCGAGACCATTATCGGCTAAGAGACGAAAAGGATTATGGTCGTGATAGGGATAGGGACAGGGATAGGGATTGGGACAGGCGAGGGAGGGATCGTGGCAGGAGGAGGAGCCATTCAAGGAGCAGAAGTCGTAGTAGAGATCGTGATGGTGTGGATAGAGATCGCAGGAGACATGCCCGCAGCATTAGTCCCAGGAGACCTGATCGTGAGGaaccgaagaagaagaaagaaaagaagaaggagaagaaggatgaTGGCACAGACCATCCGGATCCAGAGATTGCCGAAGCAAACAGACTCCGAGCATCTCTTGGGTTGAAACCCCTGAAGTAG
- the LOC103450881 gene encoding eukaryotic translation initiation factor 3 subunit A-like, which produces MANFAKPENALKRAEELINVGQKQDALQSLHDLITSKRYRAWQKPLEKIMFKYVELCVDLRKGRFAKDGLIQYRIICQQVNVSSLEEVIKHFMHLSTEKAEQARTQAQALEEALDVDDLEADKRPEDLMLSYVSGEKGKDRSDREVVTPWFKFLWETYRTVLEILRNNSKLEALYAMTAHRAFQFCKQYKRTTEFRRLCEIIRNHLANLNKYRDQRDRPDLSAPESLQLYLDTRFEQLKIATELELWQEAFRSVEDIHGLMCMVKKTPKASLMVVYYAKLTEIFWISASHLNHAYAWFKLFTLQKSFNKNLNQKDLQLIASSVILAALSVAPYDQTRATSHLELENEKERNLRMANLIGFNLEPRVDRGDVLSRSALLSELVSKGVLSCATQEVKDLYHLLEHEFLPLDLAIKMQPLLTKISKFGGKLSSASSVPEVQLSQYVPALEKLGTLRLLHQVSQVYQIMKIECLSQMIPFYDFSVVEKIYVDAVKHNFIAMKVDHMKGVMLFGNLGLESDGLRDHLTNLAESLNKARSMMYPPIKGESKLVEILPSLADTVDKEHKRLLARKSIIEKRKEEQERQLLEMEREEESKRLKQQKITEVAEQKRLAEEAEQRRNQRIRKEIEEKEIDEAQKLLDETRKKKKGKKHILDGGKVTKQSLMELALSEQLRERQEMEKKLLKLGKTMDYLERAKREESAPLIEAAYQQRLVEEQLLHEREQTLEVELSQQRHEGDLKEKNRLSRMMDNKTIFQERVLHRRHEEYERRRAEREEQISQLIWARKQERDAKRKKIFFVRSEEERLRKLREEEEARKREEAERKGKEEAERKAKLDEIAEKQRQRERELEEKERLRKEALFGRPAEIPRPAEPRTEPASAPPAVAPAPGKYVPRHLRQRGAEAPGQAPPEPDRRGIRPEDRPPPSSDRWRSDSDERRPALGGGGPRWSSSRGPTR; this is translated from the exons ATGGCGAATTTTGCGAAGCCGGAGAATGCATTGAAGCGAGCTGAAG AGTTGATCAATGTTGGGCAGAAGCAAGATGCATTACAATCGCTTCATGATCTTATCACTTCAAAGAGATATAGAGCTTGGCAAAAACCACTTGAAAAGATCATGTTTAAATATGTAGAGCTCTGTGTTGACTTGCGCAAGGGTAGATTCGCCAAAGATGGTCTTATCCAATATCGTATTATATGCCAGCAAGTTAATGTTAGTTCGTTGGAAGAAGTTATCAAGCATTTCATGCATCTATCTACTGAGAAAGCCGAGCAGGCTCGTACTCAGGCCCAAGCCCTTGAAGAAGCGCTTGATGTTGATGACCTTGAAGCTGATAAAAGGCCAGAAGATCTGATGCTGAGCTATGTCAGTGGTgagaaaggaaaagataggTCAGACCGTGAAGTTGTTACTCCCTGGTTCAAGTTTCTTTGGGAAACTTACAGGACAGTGCTAGAGATCTTGAGAAATAACTCGAAGTTGGAGGCTCTATACGCG ATGACGGCACATCGAGCCTTCCAGTTCTGCAAACAGTATAAGAGAACGACGGAGTTTCGCAGGTTATGTGAAATCATCAGGAATCATCTGGCAAATCTGAACAAATATAGAGATCAAAGAGACCGACCTGACCTATCTGCACCTGAGAGCTTGCAGCTGTATTTGGACACAAGATTTGAGCAGCTGAAGATAGCCACCGAGCTTGAACTGTGGCAG GAAGCGTTCCGTTCTGTTGAAGATATTCATGGCTTGATGTGCATGGTCAAGAAAACACCCAAAGCATCCTTGATGGTGGTTTATTATGCCAAATTGACAGAGATCTTTTGGATTTCAGCTAGCCATCTTAATCATGCTTATGCATGGTTCAAGTTGTTTACACTGCAAAAAAGCTTTAACAAGAATTTAAACCAGAAGGATTTGCAATTGATTGCATCATCTGTCATCTTGGCTGCACTCTCGGTTGCACCCTATGACCAAACACGTGCTACATCACATTTGGAACTTGAAAATGAGAAAGAACGCAATTTGAGAATGGCTAATCTCATCGGGTTTAATCTTGAACCCAGAGTTGACAGAGGAGATGTG CTTTCAAGATCAGCTCTTCTCTCGGAATTg GTCTCGAAAGGTGTGTTGAGCTGTGCAACCCAGGAAGTAAAAGATCTTTACCATCTCCTGGAGCATGAGTTCCTACCCCTTGACCTTGCTATAAAGATGCAACCATTGTTGACCAAAATCTCGAAATTTGGAGGTAAGCTGTCCTCAGCATCTTCTGTTCCAGAAGTGCAACTGTCTCAATATGTTCCCGCCCTTGAAAAGCTTGGTACTCTGAGGTTGCTCCATCAG GTATCCCAAGTGTATCAGATAATGAAGATTGAATGTTTATCTCAGATGATCCCATTTTACGACTTTTCTGTTGTTGAGAAGATTTATGTGGATGCTGTTAAACATAACTTCATAGCTATGAAAGTTGACCATATGAAGGGTGTTATGTTGTTTGGTAACTTG GGTCTAGAATCTGATGGGCTTCGAGATCACCTAACCAACCTTGCCGAGTCTCTAAATAAGGCTAGGTCTATGATGTACCCTCCTATTAAGGGAGAGTCAAAACTAGTTGAAATTCTGCCTTCTTTAGCTGATACTGTTGATAAGGAACACAAAAGGCTTCTTGCTAGGAAATCAATCATCGAAAAAAGGAAGGAGGAGCAAGAACGTCAACTTCTGGAAATG GAACGTGAGGAAGAGTCTAAGAGGCTCAAACAACAGAAAATAACTGAAGTAGCAGAACAGAAGAGGCTTGCTGAAGAAGCAGAACAAAGGAGGAATCAAAGGATCCGAAAGGAAATAGAGGAGAAAGAAATTGACGAAGCACAGAAGCTCCTTGACGAAACAcgcaagaaaaagaaaggaaagaaacatATTTTGGATGGA GGGAAGGTGACTAAGCAAAGTTTAATGGAGTTGGCCCTGAGCGAACAGCTCAGGGAGAGGCAAGAAATGGAGAAGAAGTTACTAAAACTTGGAAAAACAATGGACTACTTGGAAAGAGCAAAAAGAGAAGAGTCTGCTCCTCTGATTGAAGCTGCATATCAACAACGTTTAGTTGAAGAGCAGTTACTTCATGAACGTGAACAGACG ctggaagtTGAACTGAGCCAACAGCGCCATGAAGGAGATCTGAAGGAGAAGAATAGGCTATCACGGATGATGGACAATAAG ACTATCTTCCAGGAAAGGGTCTTGCATCGTAGGCATGAAGAATACGAGAGGAGGAGGGCAGAGAGAGAGGAACAGATTAGCCAACTGATTTGGGCCAGGAAGCAAGAGAGGGATGCCAAGAGAAAGAAGATATTCTTTGTGCGGTCTGAAGAGGAGAGACTGAGGAAGCTTCGTGAAGAGGAGGAGGCGCGTAAGCGTGAAG AAGCTGAgaggaaaggaaaagaagaagcgGAGCGCAAGGCCAAACTGGATGAGATAGCTGAAAAGCAGAGGCAAAGAGAGAGGGaactagaagaaaaagaaaggttgAGGAAAGAAGCACTTTTTGGGAGACCAGCCGAGATTCCAAGGCCTGCTGAGCCACGCACGGAGCCTGCTAGTGCTCCTCCTGCTGTTGCACCTGCTCCTGGGAAATATGTACCCAGGCACC
- the LOC103450883 gene encoding topless-related protein 3-like isoform X2: MSSLSRELVFLILQFLEEEKFNESVHRLEKESGFFFNMKYFEEKIQAGEWDEVEKYLSGFTKVDDNRYSMKIFFEIRKQKYLEALDRQDKPKAVEILVSDLRVFSTFNEELFKEITQLLTLGNFRENEQLSKYGDTKTARSIMLIELKKLIEANPLFREKLVFPALKTSRLRTLINQSLNWQHQLCKNPRPNPDIKTLFTDHTCTPSNGPHTSTPTPVTLPVAAVVKPTAYPSLGAHTPFSVGAAAANANALAGWMVNSSVSSSVQAAVVNASSMPVPQNQGVAILKHPRTPPPAPSMVDYQTADHEFMKRLRPVQSIEEVAYPTSRQQSSWSLDDIPRTVAFTLHQGSTVTSMDFHPSLHTLLLVGSSNGDITLWELMSRERLVSKPFKIWDMTACSLQFEATIAKDTPISVSRVTWSPDGSFVGVAFTKHLMHLYAYTAPNDLRQHLEVDAHIGAVNDLAFAHPNKQLCVVTCGDDKIIKVWDLTGRKLYNFEGHVAPVYSICPHYKESIQFIFSTATDGKIKAWLYDNMGSRVDYDAPGQSCTTMLYSADGSRLFSCGTSKEGDSYLVEWNESEGAIKRTYSGLRKKSAGIVQFDTTRNHFLAVGEDSQIKFWDMDNNNVMTSTDAEGGIPSLPRLRFNKEGNLLAVTTADNGFKILVNAAGVKSLKAIESTAYFEGLRPPFESTAIKASGSASVTNANAVNCKLERNSPARSTPIILGVDHLSRSFDKPRSVEDAVDKPKPWLLTEIQDPIQCRQVTMPDTTDTSSKVVRLLYTNSGAGILALGSNGVQKLWKWVRNEQNPSGKATASVAPLHWQPNSGLLMANDVSGVNLEEAIPCIALSKNDSYVTSACGGKVSLFNMMTFKVMTTFMAPPPASTFLAFHPQDNNILAIGMEDSTIHIYNVRVDEVKSKLKGHQKRITGLAFSTNLNILVSSGADAQLCVWSIDTWEKRKSVAIHMVSAKATVGETRVQFHSDQIRLLVVHETQLAIYDASKMDRIRQWLPQDALPAPISHAAYSCNSQLIYAAFYDGNIGVFDADSLRLRCRIAPSAYLPQAVLNGSQAMYPLVVAVHPQEPTQFAVGLGDGSVKVIEPKESEGKWGSSPPFDNGIPNGRTSSSTTSNHALDQMQRRE, translated from the exons ATGTCGTCTTTGAGCAGAGAATTGGTGTTTCTGATACTCCAATTTCTGGAGGAGGAGAAGTTCAACGAGTCCGTACACAG GCTTGAGAAAGAATCCGGATTCTTTTTCAAcatgaagtactttgaagagAAAATTCAGGCCGGAGAATGGGACGAAGTGGAGAAGTACTTATCAGGATTTACAAAAGTTGATGACAACAGATACTCTATGAAGATATTCTTCGaaataaggaagcagaaatatcTCGAAGCACTTGATCG GCAAGACAAGCCGAAGGCTGTTGAAATCTTAGTTAGCGATTTGAGAGTGTTCTCCACCTTTAATGAAGAACTTTTCAAAGAAATCACGCAGCTTCTAACTCTTGGAAATTTCAG GGAAAATGAACAGCTTTCCAAGTACGGTGACACGAAAACAGCTCGCAGCATTATGTTGATAGAGCTTAAGAAACTTATAGAAGCAAATCCCCTCTTTCGCGAAAAGCTTGTTTTTCCCGCTCTGAAGACATCAAGACTGCGGACTCTAATCAATCAAAG TTTGAACTGGCAGCACCAGTTATGCAAAAATCCAAGACCAAATCCGGACATCAAAACTTTATTCACTGATCACACATGTACACCTTCAAATGGCCCTCATACTTCTACTCCTACACCTGTTACTCTTCCTGTTGCCGCGGTTGTAAAACCCACTGCTTATCCTTCACTCGGAGCTCATACT CCCTTTTCGGTCGGTGCAGCTGCTGCGAATGCCAATGCTTTAGCAGGTTGGATGGTCAATTCCTCAGTCTCTTCATCTGTGCAAGCAGCCGTTGTTAATGCATCATCCATGCCCGTTCCACAGAACCAAG GCGTTGCAATCTTGAAACATCCAAGAACACCTCCACCAGCCCCAAGTATGGTTGATTATCAGACTGCTGATCATGAATTTATGAAACGATTGCGACCTGTTCAATCTATTGAGGAG GTTGCATATCCAACGTCTAGACAGCAAAGTTCTTGGTCACTGGATGATATACCCAGAACAGTGGCTTTTACCTTGCATCAAGGATCTACTGTCACAAGCATGGACTTTCACCCGTCTCTCCATACGTTGTTGTTAG TTGGTTCTAGTAATGGTGACATTACTCTTTGGGAACTTATGTCGCGGGAGAGGTTGGTTTCAAAGCCGTTCAAGATATGGGATATGACAGCATGTTCACTGCAATTTGAG GCCACAATTGCAAAAGACACACCCATATCTGTCAGCCGTGTTACATGGAGTCCAGATGGGAGTTTCGTGG GGGTTGCATTTACCAAACATTTGATGCACTTGTATGCTTATACTGCACCTAATGATCTACGCCAACATTTGGAG GTTGATGCCCATATCGGTGCTGTGAACGACTTAGCTTTTGCTCATCCAAATAAACAACTGTGTGTTGTGACCTGTGGAGACGACAAGATAATAAAG GTATGGGATTTAACTGGACGAAAGCTATATAACTTTGAAGGTCATGTTGCTCCCGTCTATTCGATCTGTCCTCATTACAAGGAGAGCATTCAG TTCATATTTTCAACTGCTACTGATGGGAAAATAAAGGCCTGGCTGTATGACAACATGGGTTCAAGAGTTGACTATGATGCTCCTGGCCAGTCGTGTACCACAATGCTTTACAGTGCAGATGGAAGTCG ATTGTTCTCTTGTGGAACAAGTAAAGAGGGAGACTCGTATCTAGTTGAATGGAATGAAAGTGAAGGAGCAATAAAGAGAACATATTCTGGACTCAGAAAGAAATCAGCAGGCATTGTGCAGTTCGACACAACACGGAATCATTTTTTGGCTGTGGGCGAAGATAGCCAGATCAAGTTTTGGGATATGGACAATAACAATGTTATGACTAGCACAGATGCCGAGGGTGGAATTCCG AGCCTCCCTCGCTTGAGATTCAACAAGGAAGGAAATCTTCTTGCTGTCACAACTGCAGACAACGGATTCAAAATACTTGTAAATGCTGCTGGGGTTAAATCTTTGAAAGCTATCGAGTCCACCGCTTATTTTGAAGGATTAAGGCCTCCCTTTGAATCTACTGCTATCAAG GCATCCGGCTCGGCTTCTGTTACAAATGCTAATGCGGTCAATTGTAAACTGGAAAGGAACTCTCCTGCTAGGTCTACTCCAATTATT CTTGGAGTTGATCACCTCAGTAGAAGTTTTGACAAACCCAGAAGCGTAGAGGATGCAGTGGATAAACCTAAACCCTGGCTGTTGACTGAAATTCAGGATCCTATACAGTGCCGGCAAGTTACCATGCCTGACACAACCGATACTTCTAGCAAG GTTGTCCGACTCCTATATACAAATTCGGGTGCTGGCATATTGGCACTTGGGTCAAATGGTGTGCAGAAGCTGTGGAAGTGGGTCCGTAATGAACAAAACCCAAGTGGAAAG GCCACAGCCAGTGTTGCTCCGCTGCATTGGCAACCAAACAGTGGTCTTCTTATGGCCAACGATGTCTCAGGCGTCAACCTTGAAGAAGCAATTCCATGCATAGCGCTCTCAAAGAACGACTCTTATGTAACGTCAGCTTGCGGCGGAAAGGTCTCGTTATTCAACATGATGACATTCAAG GTGATGACAACATTCATGGCACCTCCTCCTGCTTCCACTTTCCTAGCATTCCATCCTCAGGATAATAACATCCTGGCCATCGGAATGGAAGATTCTACCATCCACATTTACAATGTTCGAGTTGATGAG GTAAAATCAAAATTGAAGGGTCACCAAAAGCGGATAACTGGTTTAGCTTTCTCAACCAATCTTAATATACTCGTTTCGTCCGGTGCTGATGCTCAA CTCTGTGTGTGGAGCATTGATACATGGGAGAAGAGGAAGTCGGTTGCAATTCATATGGTTTCTGCAAAGGCAACTGTTGGTGAGACTCGAGTGCAGTTCCATTCCGATCAAATTCGTTTGCTGGTGGTTCACGAGACACAACTAGCAATATATGATGCCTCGAAGATGGATCGCATACGACAG TGGCTTCCACAAGATGCACTTCCTGCGCCAATATCTCATGCAGCATACTCCTGCAACAGCCAACTAATATATGCTGCCTTTTATGACGGTAACATTGGGGTGTTTGATGCCGATAGCCTAAGACTGAGATGCCGTATTGCTCCATCAGCGTACTTACCCCAAGCGGTCTTGAACGG AAGCCAAGCCATGTACCCGCTTGTCGTTGCAGTACATCCACAAGAACCAACCCAGTTTGCTGTTGGGTTGGGTGATGGTTCTGTTAAAGTTATTGAACCCAAAGAATCAGAAGGGAAGTGGGGTTCGTCTCCGCCTTTCGATAACGGAATACCTAATGGAAGAACATCGTCGTCTACCACCAGCAACCACGCGCTCGATCAAATGCAAAGACGAGAGTAG